The window TACACGGTACCGCTGCCTTTTTCTAAAATTTCATATTGCAACCCGGATTCCGTTACTGTAACGGTTTCCCGTTTTTTATTTTCTTCTAAAAATTTATTACCGGCTTCAAGGTTTTCAGCGGCTTTTTTGATATGAGCGTATTGCGAAGCCTGATTTAAAATCATTTGTGCATCGAGAAGCCCGCTTTTATCGAAATTGTCGGCACTGGCTTCATTAAAACCTTTCAGAATTTCTTTAGGATTTATCGGAAGGCCGGAATCCTTTACGGTTTGTGCGATAATAACACCGAAGGCATAGCCTACTTCTTCTCCGCTTACGATGTGCTCCGTTTCCTTTGTGTCTTCCGCTTTGGAATCGGTTCCGTCCGTCTTATTTTCGGTTCCGCTTTTTCCCTTACAACCTGCAAATAAAAACATAAACAGGATTGTACCGCAAATAAAAATTAATTTAATTTTTTTATTGTTTTTCATAAAGATTTCCTTATATTTAAATATGTAAAATAATTTTTTCGTTAAACCGCATAATTTAAGTTGACTACCCGCGGTTTTATAAAAAAACGGCTTTCGCATTATTTTGCAAAAGCCGCCCTTGCAAAAGAAACGCAAAATTATGCGTTTCTCGAATAGTATTCTACTACGTTTTGAATATTTCCGACAGGCTGAATATCTCCCGCGGCAGGTAAAATATTTACCTTTGCCGACAGTTTTTCATCGTCAATCGTAAGCCAAGCTCCTTTAACGGCTCTTGACGTACTTAGATTATGACGGATAAGGGATTCGATACCTTTTTTTGTTTTTGTCGTGATTACATCATTTACACTTATACACATCGAGGGAATATTTACGGGCTTTCCGTTTATAAAAAAATATGCGTGCGAAACCATCTGCCTTGCCTGAGCGCGGCTGATTGCAAAGCCCATTCGATAAATTGTATTGTCTAAACGCTGTTCCATTAAAGAAATCATGTTATCGCCTGTAACACCCGGCATTCTGCTTGCCTTTTTAAATAAATTTCTAAACTGGCGTTCGGAAATGCCGTAAGCAAACCTGAATTTTTGCTTTTCCTGTAATTGTTCGCCGTAAACAGACATCTTACCCCGTTTTCTTGCGCCGCGTTCTTTTCCGGGACTGTTAGGCTTTCTGTCCAAAAGCTTATCATACTTAGGATTCCCGTAAATGTTTAAACCGAGTCGTCTGACTGTTTTTCCCTTAGGCTGTCTAGTCGCCATCTTTCACCTCTTATTATAAAAATCAATATAAAAGTCTACCGCAACTTGTTTGTTTTGTCAAGTAAGCAAGACATTAAACTTGCGCCCGACACGATTCGAACGTGCGACCTGCGGATTCGAAGTCCGATGCTCTATCCAGCTGAGCTACAGGCGCAAAAGCAAAGAAAATTCGATAATCCTATAAAGATTATCGAATTTTAAGGGTGGGTGATGGGACTTGAACCCACGACAACCAGAACCACAATCTGGCGCTCTACCAACTGAACTACACCCACCGTGTTTTATAAAATGAAGCTGTATTATGCTGAAAAATACGAAAAATGTCAATAAGGTTAGGACTTTTTTTTAAAATTGAACGGCAATCGGCAGTGAAAACCGCCGATTACGGGTTTTTAAATTTATTCGATAATTGCGACTAAATCACTTGCTTTTAAAATCAAATGATCGGTACCGTCGATTTTGATTTGAGTTCCGGCATATTTGTCGTGAATAACTTTTTGCCCTACGGCAACTTTAATTTTTTCTTTATCATCGCCGATTGCAATTACAACACCTTGTTGCGTTTTTTCTTGTGCGGTATCGGGGATAATAATTCCTCCGGCAGTTTTTGTTTCAACTGCATCGGGTTTTACCAAAACTCTTTCTCCTAACGGTTTAACTTTCATCAAAAAACCTCCTGATAATTCTGTTTTTATGGAAAGAAGTTAAATTGTGCCGTTTTGGCACAGTTTTTTAATTTTTTTTACGGACTGTGTCATTTATGTACGACTTGTTCCGTATACGCTATAAATATACGAAAAACGGGGGATAAAGGCAAGCGGTGTCTTTTAATTTGATTATATATGTAAAAATCGGATAAGTCTATATTTTACAACCGGTTAGCGAATTTCATCTTGTTTTTTGAATAAAAAATAAATGATTTTTTTAGTTTGGCATAATTTTTGCTGGTATCTTATTAAGAGTTGCGGAGCAATTCTTAATTTACTGCAATTTAAAGAATCCGAGGATTTTATAATTTGCAATTTTATATGGGAGAACAGATATGTACAATAACAGAAAAAACCGTGATGCCGAAGCAAACACTTTGGCTACTTATTTAAAAGAAATAAATAAAATACCGCTTTTAACTCCCGAAGAAGAAACGGCCTATGCCGAACTTGCGGAAAAAGGCGATGAATATGCTAAAAGTATGCTTATAAATGCAAATTTACGCTTTGTTGTAAATGTTGCGAAAAAATACCAAAATCAGGGGCTCCCTCTTATGGATTTAATAAGCGAGGGCAATATAGGCCTTATGAATGCCGCCGACAGGTTTGACGCTTCAAAAGGATATAAATTTATTTCCTATGCTGTTTGGTGGATTAAACAATCGATTTTAAAGGCTATTTGCGAAAAATCGAGAATGATTAGACTGCCTCTTAACCGGGCCAACGAGCTGGTTCAAATTGAAAAAGCGAAAAAAGAAATTGAATTTACCGGCAACGAGAGTCGTGAATTGTCGGAAATTGCCGGTCTTTTAAATATGAACAATGATATGGTTAATACAATAGTAAATGCCGCACGAGAACCTATTTCAATAGATGCTCCGGTTTTTGATGAGCCCGGAAGTGCCAGCATAAATGATTTTTTACAGGACGAAACTCATCAAATGCCCGAGTCTTATGCTATGGATATGTGCTTGCGTGAAGAGGTTGATAAACTTTTAATGAATCTGAATGAAAGAGAAGCTGAAATTATTAAATATCGCTTCGGTTTGAACGGATATGAACAGCTTTCTTTAAAAGAAGTAGGCAGAATTTTTAATCTTACAAAAGAAAGAATAAGACAAATTGAAAAAAAAGCCATACAAACACTGCGTGTTCCGGCTGAAGCTCAAAAACTTTCGGCTTATGTCGCATAAATAATTTAAGGATTTACGGGGTAAACCGTAAATCCTTTTTTTATCGGTAGGTTATTGAAGCGGTTCTTGTAATTCTTTTTATCTTTCATTATAATCGGTTTATGAAGCATTCCGTTTTGACAAAGATACATTCCAATCTTTTAAGAATTTTTGCAAAGGCTGAAAAAACTTCCCCCTTAACGCTTTTGCTTGCGGTTTCGGGAGGAGCGGATTCTATCGGTATGCTTTATGCCGTTTCCGAATTACGGGAAAACTTAAATTGTAATCTTTTTGTCGTTACCGTAAACCATAATATACGCTCTAAAAATGAAAGTTTGGGTGATGTTCTGTTTGTATCCGATTTTTGTAAAAATTTAAAAATTCCTGTACAATGTTTTATTTCAGAATTTAAAGAAAATGAAGTTATGCTGACTGCAAGTATCAGAAATGGAGGCATTGAAGAAGCTGCAAGATTTTTACGTTATCGTGAATTTGAAAAGCTTTCGGAAAGGGTAGGAGCCGACTATATTTTGACGGCTCATAACAAAAACGATTATTATGAAACCGTATTAATGAGGCTTTTTCAAGGAGCCGATTCTCAATCGATTTCAGGTATTGCGGAAGAGAGAGGTAAATTTATACGGCCTATGCTGGATATAAGCCGAAGTGAAATTGAAGATTTTTTAAAATCAAACGGAATTGTTTGGCGTGAAGACCTTTCAAATTTTGACCAAGTTTATCTTCGCAATAGAATACGTCATAGCCTTATTCCGGCTCTTAACATGGTTTTTGACGGTTGGCAAACCGGACTCGGTACAACCTTAAAAAAATTAGATGAAGAAAGCCGATTTATTATGGCATGTTATGAGGAAAAAAAATCATCTTTAAATTCTTCATGGT is drawn from Treponema pedis and contains these coding sequences:
- a CDS encoding co-chaperone GroES — encoded protein: MKVKPLGERVLVKPDAVETKTAGGIIIPDTAQEKTQQGVVIAIGDDKEKIKVAVGQKVIHDKYAGTQIKIDGTDHLILKASDLVAIIE
- the tilS gene encoding tRNA lysidine(34) synthetase TilS, which produces MTKIHSNLLRIFAKAEKTSPLTLLLAVSGGADSIGMLYAVSELRENLNCNLFVVTVNHNIRSKNESLGDVLFVSDFCKNLKIPVQCFISEFKENEVMLTASIRNGGIEEAARFLRYREFEKLSERVGADYILTAHNKNDYYETVLMRLFQGADSQSISGIAEERGKFIRPMLDISRSEIEDFLKSNGIVWREDLSNFDQVYLRNRIRHSLIPALNMVFDGWQTGLGTTLKKLDEESRFIMACYEEKKSSLNSSWSFEKEKNEAVADFYFFKNLETVFKIRFIEEGLLLVKDTGRIPYAVIKKLSEINETETEIYSGGFYIEKKDSKIRLLKKSQPKKDKTVRSYMIWIDKPCTFFLPEISEEPFEIYSENGKLFLRSNADGGNKVGPFTPPFCIRSRQAGDVIKTKGGSEKHIKKILNDWHIDYEKKDSLPIIEEKGVIRGIYGAVMGKKNMYIPADEN
- a CDS encoding FKBP-type peptidyl-prolyl cis-trans isomerase N-terminal domain-containing protein, with product MKNNKKIKLIFICGTILFMFLFAGCKGKSGTENKTDGTDSKAEDTKETEHIVSGEEVGYAFGVIIAQTVKDSGLPINPKEILKGFNEASADNFDKSGLLDAQMILNQASQYAHIKKAAENLEAGNKFLEENKKRETVTVTESGLQYEILEKGSGTVYPTIGRYRIGKLQGKFTFRGSI
- the rpsD gene encoding 30S ribosomal protein S4 gives rise to the protein MATRQPKGKTVRRLGLNIYGNPKYDKLLDRKPNSPGKERGARKRGKMSVYGEQLQEKQKFRFAYGISERQFRNLFKKASRMPGVTGDNMISLMEQRLDNTIYRMGFAISRAQARQMVSHAYFFINGKPVNIPSMCISVNDVITTKTKKGIESLIRHNLSTSRAVKGAWLTIDDEKLSAKVNILPAAGDIQPVGNIQNVVEYYSRNA
- a CDS encoding sigma-70 family RNA polymerase sigma factor yields the protein MYNNRKNRDAEANTLATYLKEINKIPLLTPEEETAYAELAEKGDEYAKSMLINANLRFVVNVAKKYQNQGLPLMDLISEGNIGLMNAADRFDASKGYKFISYAVWWIKQSILKAICEKSRMIRLPLNRANELVQIEKAKKEIEFTGNESRELSEIAGLLNMNNDMVNTIVNAAREPISIDAPVFDEPGSASINDFLQDETHQMPESYAMDMCLREEVDKLLMNLNEREAEIIKYRFGLNGYEQLSLKEVGRIFNLTKERIRQIEKKAIQTLRVPAEAQKLSAYVA